The nucleotide window GCCAAAGTCCGTTGCACTCCTGCATGGCCCCCAGTCGGAGTATTGTGGAATTCGGCCAACAGAAGGGGTTACAACGCTGAATTCTCCGGTATCCATACTCTTCCTTTAAAAAACAGCACCCCATGCCGAATTGTGAAGTTTGTATGCTGTCCTGGGTCCTCGCCAACCTCTGAGAGCAATTTCAAGGTATCCGGATGAGCGGCATAAGCTGCTCGAATAGCTTCCCATAATACAGTCGCGATCAGTAACTCGAGTGAATGCAGTCATTACAGGACACTCTGTTCATTCTTGATAGAGCATCAGCCGGCCCGTTGAGTACTCCCGGCTTATACTCTATATCAAAGTCATATCCAACCAGTTTGTAAAGCCATTTTTGTTGCTCCTGGCTCAGATAGTTTGGTGTAGCAGCCGGTGAGGCTTCGATAATCTGTTTGGACAGTGAACCGACGCCCTAACAAGTACTGGCGCCACTTCTTGACAGCCTCTGTGATGGCCATCATCTCTCGAGCATATGTAGATGCCGCTTGTTGTCTGTCGGTGAGCTGTTTGCTAAAATAGGCTAGTGGATGTCCATTTTGTAACAGAATGGCGCCAATCCCCCCTCCAGAGGCATCCGTTTGAATCACAAACGGCTCCTTAAAATCAGGTAATTGAAGTACCGGTGTATGCGTTAAGGCCTCTTGCAATCCCCGAAATGCATGGGTAGCCGCGGGTGTCCAAACAAAAGCATCCTTCCTTAACAGAGATGTTAATGGAGCTGCAATTGTGGAGTAATGCCGGACAAATCGCCTATAATACCCACATAAGCCCAAGAATCCTCGCAGAGCCTTAACAGAGTGCGGGATGGGCCAATCTCGGATTGCCTGGATCTTGTCTGGATCGACAGCTACCCCCTCTCCAGAGATAATATGGCCCAAATAACCCAATGAAACACATCCAAATTCACATTTGGAGATCTTTGCGAACAGTCGATGAGTCCGGAGCCGAGTAAAGACCTCATGTAGATGCAATAGATGCGAATTCCAATCTGAGCTATAAACAAGAATGTCATCAAAGAAAATGAGAACAAATTTGCGTAATACTTGTCGGAAAGTGGAATTCATAAGCGACTGGAATGTTGAGGGTGCATTTGAGAGTCCGAATGGCATGACGAGGAATTCGTAGTGCCCATCGTGGGTCCGAAATGCCGTCTTCTCAACGTCGTTTGGATGAATTCTGACTTGGTGATAGCATGCGCAAAGATCAAGCTTCGAAAAGACCCTGGCACCTGCGAGCTCATCCAACAACTCCTCCACCGTTGGAATTGGGAACCGGTCCTTTACTGTGATGGCGTTCAGAGCCCGATAATCCACACAGAACCGCCAAGTCCCATCCTTCTTCTTAACTAGGAGTAATGGAGACGAGAAAGGGCTCGTGCTCGGCCTAATAATCCCGTCGGTGAGCatctctcccactaacttttCAATCTCCGAGTTTTGGAAGTGCGGGTAACGGTATGGACGAACATTCACTGGTGCAGCTCCTGGGAGTAGCGGAATCCGATGATCATGAATTCTCGCCGGCGGCAGGCCCGATGGAATCTTAAAGATGTCTCCAAACTGAGATAAAAGGTCGGCTATTTTGTTGGAGAAGATGACTGGGTTGTGGACCCAATCGATGGGTTCTGGCCAGATTGAATGGGTTCCACCCTTAAGTGAAAGTATTGGGCGCCCTGCACACCCGATTTTTGAAATGAAGCCGGTCGTGCACCATCCATTTGAGTATGATTTAACCCATTAAGTCGGATCTGGCGTCCTTCATGTGAGAATTCCATCCACAACTTATCATAATCAAACAAGATTGGGCCCAGTTATCTCATCCACTGAACACCCAAGACTAAATCAGCACCGTAGATCGGTAACAGCAACAAATCAACGGTGAAGATAGCGTCTCCTATTTTAAGCTTAACCTCTGAGCATTCACCCCCGCAGGATAACGCGTCGCCGTTGCCGACGGTGACACGCATGTGAGATAACGGTCGCACAGTCAAATTCAGATGAGTGGCCAATCGCGATTGGATGAAATTATTGGTCGATCCCTCATCCACCAGCACCACGATCTCCTTACCATTGATAAGTCCCGCAAGTTTCAAGGTCGATGGGACTAGCTTCCCCATCAACGCATGGAAAGATATACATGGATCATCAAGAGTGGTTGTCGTTATTGTAGAATTCTCGGCCAGAGGTTGTGAAATCATCGGCGGGAATTCTTCTTCAAGCTGAGGTATCTCATCCTGTTCAATCATCAAACAGAGAAAAAGGGATGGGTTGCATTTGTGTCCCGGAGTGAACTTTGAGTCACAATTAAAGCAAAGGCCCTTTTCCCGACGAGCAGCCATTTCAGTCGGGGTGAGCCGCTTAATTGGCAGAGAGATCGGCCGATGACCAGCTGGTGGTGTGATCGGCGCCGGTGATCGAGGAAACGGTGGGCGATTTGCTGTGGAGCGAGCCGCCATGATCTTATCCTCAATAAGCTTCGCCATCAAAACAGCATCATGAAGGTCGATGGGCTTCAGGATATACAACTCACGTTGGATCTCTTCCTTCAATCCTGAAAGAAAGCAATTAAGCAAACTGTGTTGGCTTAGCCCTGTGACGCGAGTGGACAAACACTCAAAATCATGGAGAAAGGCCGTGACCGTGGTGGATTGCTTCAGCTTGAACAGAGAGGCCTCATGATTGACGAAGGATGACGGTCCAAACCGTTATTCGAGCTTCCTAACAAAATCATCCCAATGGGTGAGCTGGTCGGTAGAATAGAGCCATTGAAACCACTGCCTCGCTGGACCGGTCATGTAAAACGCAGCAATGGACAGGCGCTGATCGGCCGGGATCTGATTGAAGACAAAgtaatgattgatttgaaatAGCCAACCCAaaacatcatcttcaccagcgaAAAGGGGAACCTTAATTTTAGGTGGACGATTAGGTGGAGAAGAGGAATTGGAGTGGAGCGATGGTGGAGATAGTGCCGAAGAATGATGCATAGGAGAAGGAGGATGAGATGTCGGAAGTGGAAGCAAGGGTGGTTGAGAGGATGAGAATTTCGTTACTGAAGGAGAAGCTACTTTGTCAAGGTGCTGAAGCTTTACCATCATGTCACTCATAACCGCCTGCTGCGCTGCCAGGGAAGTACGAAGAACGTCAAATGATTCGGCATGACTCTTCCGCAGTAGATCGAACGATTCAGCATGGAGTTGCACTGTAGAACAGAGACAATCAATCTTCGCGAATGTTGAATCATGGCGAGCCAACTGATCCGCCATAGAAGACAACTGGTCATCGACCGCCCGCGCACGAGTTACCATGCCGTCGGTCATAGAaacaatgaaagcaccaaattgATGCTGAAATCCAATAGGTCAGGAAGAGTAAGCTGGAGAAGGGGAAGAAGAAGcagagaagagaggaagaaggagaTTTGAGAAGGAATTAGAGAAATATTGGCCAAAAGATGCCATTCTCTCCTTCATGATTTCTTTTAAAGCCAGTCATTACAGAATTGTAACTGAATTTGAAACAAACTAGTGACCTGGCATTTCGACAAACATGTGCCGTGCCAGGACAATATGCAAAACAATAACAACCTCCTTAATTCCTCACTCTCCTAATAACAACATTCATCATTAATTGTGTAACTAATCCATGTGCTAATTACCAATTCACTTCATCACATAGTCTTCGAATCTATTGGGTCCCTTTCCTTGATTATGACGAGAGCTCCTCCTTGCTGTTGCAACATTCCTGCTGATGGGGTCAGGTATACTCACATCTTGTGCAACAATTGCTTCCTCCATCCTTCCTTCTCTGCATAACCCATCAATCAGGGTTGTGTATGTGAACTCATTTGGTTCTAATCCTTGTCCTTTCATCACATCAAACAACCGCAATACCTTTTCCACCATTCCTTGTTGACAGAGCACTCCCATGAAACCAGTGTATGTTACTACATTCGGCCTAAGACCACAATGTACCATCTCTTGGACCATATCAATAGTTTCTTCAAATGTTCCAGCAGAAGCGAATCCATGAATCTAAGCCGTAAAAGTTACAACATTTGGAGACAATCCTTTCTGTTGCATCTCACAAAATATCAACTTTGCCTGATCAATCCTCTTCTCCTCACACAACATACAAATGAAACCAGTGTAGGAAACCACATTCGCATCAATCCCCAACTTCACCATTCTTGCATAAAACATCAACACCGTTTTCATCTACTCTCCCTACGAAGTCCAGCAAGAACACAATTATAAGCCACGGCACTCGGCACCAATCCAATCCAAAGCATTTCTTGAATCAAACACAATCCCATACTCGCATTTGAATGCTGACAAACATGATCAATCAATATGGAGTAAGTTCGGCTATCAGGGGATGGTCCATTGAGCCTCATTCCACACAAAACTCTAAGAGCATCCTCTATTCTTCCATCTCTATAAAACCCTTTGATCAAAGTGTTGCAAGAGATCACATTGGGAGAGAAAGACCAGTAGGGAATTTCGTCGAACACCTTGAGGGCAAGATCAGTGCGCCCGCATTCAACGTGACAGTTGACAAGGATGTTGAGGGTAACAAGGTCAGGGGGAACGCCGTAGCGGCGCATGGAGCAGTAGAGGGAGAGGGCGGAGGAGAAGCGGCGAGCGCGGATGAGGGAGGAGAGGACAAGATTGAAGGAAGAGATGGAAAGGGGGGTTGGGGATTGGGTGGGAGGTGCGGGAAAGTAGGAAGGCAACAGCGTCGTCGAGCTTTCCGGCGGCGAGGAAGGAGCGGAGGCGG belongs to Dioscorea cayenensis subsp. rotundata cultivar TDr96_F1 chromosome 17, TDr96_F1_v2_PseudoChromosome.rev07_lg8_w22 25.fasta, whole genome shotgun sequence and includes:
- the LOC120281074 gene encoding pentatricopeptide repeat-containing protein At1g62914, mitochondrial-like, whose protein sequence is MLGLKVNFGASKSRLCRSPPVCRRCPALFADHSCLARAVPSPIQPGSCAGHLSPRKTASAPSSPPESSTTLLPSYFPAPPTQSPTPLSISSFNLVLSSLIRARRFSSALSLYCSMRRYGVPPDLVTLNILVNCHVECGRTDLALKVFDEIPYWSFSPNVISCNTLIKGFYRDGRIEDALRVLCGMRLNGPSPDSRTYSILIDHVCQHSNASMGLCLIQEMLWIGLVPSAVAYNCVLAGLRRESR